A stretch of DNA from Saccharomycodes ludwigii strain NBRC 1722 chromosome I, whole genome shotgun sequence:
atatatttttttttttttctctcccggttttttaataaacaatatttgtataatattatatttgagCTCAATTTTTGTCACCAAGTGtcaagttttattatttttatgttccCCTTCTCTTTGTACAATACAGgtatgaaaatattattaaatgattATATTTGAGAtcatattataaaattataaatcaatattattatttctttgatttccttttctttttttctttttttcttttttaaaacctATCATAAGCATAttgattgttattatcgttattagtattgttattaaaatcgTTATCCATAAATGAATCTCTTCTAACAAATTCGTTATTCATATCATTTATCTCAACAAATTCTACAACATTGGAATCAAGATCCAGTATACCTTCGTCTCCAGAACTGTTTGGATACACCAggttattatcattattactgGTGATAccattgctattattagcaATGTTTAAAGCGTTGTATTCATTTTCATCCGGGTATATTATGTTGGCACCTCCATCAAAATGGCTATCATTATCAACAGGATTTTCATTGGTATTATACGAATATAGAGCGTCTTGGACATTTATGTCGTTAGATTGAACactattatcattaatcGCTTCTTGTTGGGGTATTTGATCCAGGACTTGCGTTTGCTCTAGATTATTTTCTTGCCTTTCTGTATCTAGATCTAGCGCTGATTCAAGATCCGATTCAGATTCTTCTGGCTCATATGATAGTTTGATATTGTCTAATCTATTGAAAACCCTATGTATTGGCAATTTGCTTTTTAAATCTTGTGTTTGTTCAAAATTAGCATTACTATTATGTAAGTTAAATTTTGGAATATCTAAAAAGTATTCATTGCTTGATATATCAGCTGACGATAAAACAGATCCCTGTATAATATCATTCAGAGACGGCaaatcaaatattaaatctTCATCTGCACTACTGGCTTCATTTTCTTCGTTAgcactatttttattattactgttatattttctttccttaAGTAGCCGCAattgttttattcttaTATTAAACAGAAGCCAGTCTTTGTCATAAGAACTCTCTTTAGACAAGAAGTCTTTAATAATAGGTTCCATCTCTTGTTCTATTGtttgctgctgctgctgctgctgttgttgttgtagaTGTACTGCTGGGGAATCATGATGCAAATAATTTGATAGCGTAACAGGATGAGAGTTATTCGGGATACTATTATTTGCATTAGTACCAAAATAATGTGCTATatctttgttattaatattatcgtTTATCGCTTcgtaattattatttctctCCTCATTCGTAAATAACGCCTGCTTTAAGAATTCGGTATTTGGTTTGGAAATTATTCTGGATTCATGAAGAATTGTGCTCAGTTCAcaccattttttaaagtctAGCATGCCTCCATCGTTATTA
This window harbors:
- the TAF3 gene encoding Taf3p (similar to Saccharomyces cerevisiae YPL011C | TAF3 | TATA binding protein-Associated Factor) encodes the protein MRPTTSNTISDTPYEFYYSLLRVSMIQLLKGVGFDKSKNSTIDIVTDLYLKFFNLLLREINTLATNKNDEEEHYKITLQDISTALMNVHIIKPFDILDVYESNPYINNDGGMLDFKKWCELSTILHESRIISKPNTEFLKQALFTNEERNNNYEAINDNINNKDIAHYFGTNANNSIPNNSHPVTLSNYLHHDSPAVHLQQQQQQQQQQTIEQEMEPIIKDFLSKESSYDKDWLLFNIRIKQLRLLKERKYNSNNKNSANEENEASSADEDLIFDLPSLNDIIQGSVLSSADISSNEYFLDIPKFNLHNSNANFEQTQDLKSKLPIHRVFNRLDNIKLSYEPEESESDLESALDLDTERQENNLEQTQVLDQIPQQEAINDNSVQSNDINVQDALYSYNTNENPVDNDSHFDGGANIIYPDENEYNALNIANNSNGITSNNDNNLVYPNSSGDEGILDLDSNVVEFVEINDMNNEFVRRDSFMDNDFNNNTNNDNNNQYAYDRF